Proteins from one Parasteatoda tepidariorum isolate YZ-2023 chromosome 4, CAS_Ptep_4.0, whole genome shotgun sequence genomic window:
- the LOC107440657 gene encoding cytochrome P450 3A16: MEVALGFFGVILACFTIILTRWIICRRNIHRSLKKYGIPGPKPDFIAGNMYQLQKEPNPNDIIEDWLKKYGDVFGYFMGEDIYVVIKDLEMLKKVLIKDFSVFSNKPTFLLQTDPFPKMLIGLRDKRWKEVRNVLTPAFSSGKIKFMTDVVSKKVDLFVDLVMKKANNKEIINIHELGQGLTLDVISACALAVKKNIQENPKDDILQAVRDTFKHQFNPIEELGILFPFLSKILHLFDDLFIFKKSLNTIADHLKVVMKERRQNPNLRSLDILQSILDSCDSVSDGNGTKLTEEEAIANALVVLLAGYNTTANSLGFTFFLLATHPEIQDRLYQEIRQARDTSYSTLQNMTYLDQVYSESLRVYPPVTGFIHRKCDRDYDLGPYTIPKGANIIAPVWNIHHDPNLWPDPNKFDPDRFSPTNKGSIQSMSYFPFGAGPRNCIGSRFAQLEAKIAIYRILQKVKLEPCEKTDNPLSLVCAAFTILPVNGVWLKATPRNPC, translated from the exons ATGGAGGTAGCCTTGGGGTTTTTCGGAGTTATCCTAGCTTgctttactattattttaactcGATGGATCATCTGTCGACGTAATATTCATcgaagcttaaaaaaatatggaataccAGGACCAAAACCTGATTTCATAGCTGGGAATATGTACCAGTTACAGAAGGAACCCAATCCAAATGATATCATAGAAGATTGGCTCAAAAAATATGGAGACGTGTTTGGATATTTCATGGGAGAAGATATTTATGTTGTAATTAAGGACTTGGAAATGTTAAAgaaa gttttaataaaagatttcagCGTATTCAGTAACAAGCCCACATTTCTGTTGCAAACGGATCCATTTCCTAAAATGTTAATTGGACTTCGAGACAAACGATGGAAGGAAGTTCGAAATGTCCTCACTCCAGCATTCTCTTCgggaaaaatcaaatttatgacAGATGTCGTTTCCAAGAAG GTTGATTTGTTTGTTGATTTAGTaatgaaaaaagcaaataaCAAGGAAATAATCAACATCCATGAGCTAGGGCAAGGATTAACATTGGATGTGATATCTGCATGTGCTCTTGCcgtgaagaaaaatattcaagagaATCCAAAAGATGATATTCTACAAgct GTGAGGGATACTTTTAAGCACCAATTTAATCCCATTGAAGAATTGGGCATACTCTTTCCATTCCTTTCCAAAATTCTTCACTTGTTTGACGATTTGttcatatttaagaaatctCTAAACACTATAGCTGATCATTTGAAAGTCGTCATGAAAGAGAGGCGTCAAAACCCGAATCTAAGAAGTTTGGACATTCTTCAGTCAATACTGGACAGCTGTGATAGTGTTTCAG atGGAAATGGTACAAAACTGACTGAAGAGGAAGCTATAGCGAACGCTCTTGTTGTCCTTCTAGCAGGCTATAACACAACGGCTAACTCCCTAGGGTTCACATTCTTCTTATTAGCCACACACCCAGAAATACAAGATCGTCTGTATCAAGAGATCCGACAGGCTAGAGATACTTCCTATTCTACACTGCAAA ATATGACCTATTTGGATCAAGTATACAGCGAGTCGCTCCGTGTATATCCTCCTGTCACTGGTTTCATCCATAGAAAATGCGACAGGGACTACGATTTGGGACCATATACCATACCCAAGGGGGCAAATATCATAGCTCCAGTTTGGAATATTCATCATGATCCGAATTTGTGGCCTGATCCAAATAAATTTGATCCAGATCGCTTTTCACCGACTAATAAAGGATCCATTCAAAGCATGTCTTATTTCCCTTTTGGAGCAGGTCCGAGGAATTGTATTGGATCTCGCTTCGCACAGTTGGAGGCGAAAATAGCTATATACAGAATTTTGCAGAAAGTGAAATTGGAACCTTGTGAGAAAACAGATAACCCCCTGTCTCTTGTCTGCGCTGCTTTTACGATACTTCCAGTAAATGGTGTATGGCTAAAAGCGACGCCAAGAAATCCatgttaa